Proteins found in one Quercus robur chromosome 2, dhQueRobu3.1, whole genome shotgun sequence genomic segment:
- the LOC126706983 gene encoding non-specific lipid transfer protein GPI-anchored 30, protein MPASTSLKKQSPNHKSQIVCNQLDHQLSIIFKPLSLSLSLSLSLSLIHIHVLELIKIEANMEMKLLWLYYGIAFLALAILMPNGWAQDTSCLNQLAPCLNYLNGTRNPPDSCCNPLKSVIKSNPKCLCSLISIKSSRKAEQAGINVNQAQMLPGRCGQNVNPISCLSVSSSPSGPSPRGSSSNSASISSFQSKSIILITALSIALQILWAPCM, encoded by the exons ATGCCAGCCTCCACGTCCCTAAAAAAGCAGTCACCGAATCATAAGAGTCAAATAGTCTGCAACCAGTTGGATCACCAACTTTCTATCATAttcaaacctctctctctctctctctctctctctctctctctctctctcatacataTACATGTGCTGGAGTTGATAAAAATTGAAGCAAACATGGAGATGAAGCTGCTTTGGTTGTACTATGGGATTGCATTCCTAGCCTTGGCCATTTTGATGCCAAATGGATGGGCTCAAGACACTTCATGCCTAAACCAGCTTGCTCCTTGTCTAAACTACCTTAATGGAACCCGAAACCCACCTGACAGTTGTTGTAACCCTCTGAAATCTGTGATCAAATCCAATCCAAAATGCTTGTGTAGTTTGATAAGCATCAAGAGCAGCAGAAAAGCTGAGCAGGCTGGTATCAATGTGAACCAGGCCCAGATGTTACCTGGAAGATGTGGACAAAATGTCAACCCCATCTCCTGCCTTTCAGTTTCAA GTTCTCCTAGTGGACCTAGTCCCAGGGGCTCAAGTTCAAACTCTGCAAGCATATCCTCTTTCCAGTCCAAGTCCATTATACTAATCACAGCTTTATCAATAGCTCTTCAGATTTTGTGGGCACCATGCATGTAG
- the LOC126714472 gene encoding potassium transporter 4 — MEPEAGIPIPRNPSSLSWVNLSKNLILAYQSFGVVYGDLSTSPLYVYTSIFKGKLQTHLNEDAIFGAFSLIFWTLTLIPLLKYVFIVLSADDNGEGGTFALYSLLCRHAKLSLLPNQQAADEELSAYKYGPSSHTIASSPLKRFLEKYKRLRTALLIVVLFGACMVIGDGVLTPAISVLSAVSGLKVAESKLNNGELLLIACVILVGLFALQHFGTHRVAFMFAPVVIIWLVSIFSIGLYNTISWNPKVVRALSPYYIIKFFRETGKDGWISLGGILLSITGTEAMFADLGHFTALSIRVAFAFVIYPCLVVQYMGQAAFLSQHLDQTPRIFFESIPDPVYWPVFVIATLAAIVGSQAVITATFSIIKQCHALGCFPRVKVVHTSKHIYGQIYIPEINWILMILTLAITIGFQDTTMIGNAYGLACMTVMFVTTFLMALVIIFVWQKSVFLAAAFLFLFWFIEGVYLSAALMKVPQGGWVPLVLSFVFTIVMYVWHYGTRKKYTFDLHNKVSLKWLLGLGPSLGIVRVPGIGLIYSELATGVPAIFSHFVTNLPAFHNVLVFVCVKSVPVPYVSPDERFLIGRVCPRPYRMYRCIVRYGYKDIHRDIGDFESQLIQSIAEFIHREAVEPQFSTSESSSFDGRMAVISTKTLQSSSSLMVSEQEDVDVGISIQSSKSPTLQSLRLVYDDENPQIRKRHVRFQLPSSPGMDPAVREELMDLIQAKEAGVAYILGHSYVKARRSSSYLKKIVIDIGYSFLRKNCRGPAVALNIPHISLIEVGMIYYV, encoded by the exons ATGGAGCCAGAAGCCGGAATTCCGATTCCTCGGAATCCCTCCTCG CTTTCATGGGTGAATCTCTCCAAGAATCTAATATTAGCTTATCAAAGCTTTGGTGTAGTATATGGAGACCTAAGCACTTCACCTCTGTATGTTTATACAAGCATATTCAAAGGGAAGTTGCAGACACATCTAAATGAGGATGCCATATTTGGTGCATTTTCCTTAATATTCTGGACGCTGACATTGATACCATTGCTCAAGTACGTTTTTATCGTACTGAGTGCAGATGATAATGGTGAAG GTGGGACGTTTGCTCTTTACTCACTGCTTTGCAGGCATGCAAAGCTGAGCTTACTTCCCAATCAACAAGCAGCCGATGAGGAGCTCTCAGCCTATAAATATGGCCCATCATCACATACTATAGCATCTTCCCCACTAAAGAGATTTTTGGAGAAGTATAAAAGGCTACGAACAGCCCTTCTAATTGTGGTATTATTTGGTGCTTGCATGGTCATAGGTGATGGAGTGCTTACTCCTGCAATTTCAG TTCTATCAGCAGTATCGGGACTAAAAGTTGCAGAATCGAAATTAAATAATG GTGAACTCCTCTTGATTGCCTGTGTAATATTGGTGGGCCTGTTTGCTCTGCAGCATTTTGGCACCCACAGGGTAGCATTTATGTTTGCGCCAGTTGTGATCATTTGGTTGGTATCGATTTTTTCCATTGGGTTGTACAACACAATATCCTGGAACCCAAAGGTCGTACGAGCATTATCCCCGTATTATATTATCAAGTTCTTTAGGGAGACTGGTAAAGATGGTTGGATTTCTCTGGGAGGGATTCTTTTATCTATAACTG GTACTGAAGCTATGTTTGCAGATCTTGGTCATTTCACTGCCTTGTCAATAAGG GTTGCATTTGCATTTGTTATTTACCCCTGTTTGGTAGTGCAATACATGGGTCAAGCTGCTTTCTTATCTCAACATCTGGACCAAACTCCTAGAATCTTTTTTGAGTCAATACCCG ATCCTGTATACTGGCCTGTCTTTGTTATTGCCACCCTTGCAGCAATTGTTGGTAGTCAGGCTGTTATTACTGCTACTTTCTCCATCATCAAACAATGCCATGCCCTTGGTTGCTTTCCCCGAGTCAAAGTTGTGCACACCTCAAAACATATATATGGGCAGATCTACATCCCAGAAATAAACTGGATACTCATGATCCTTACTCTTGCCATAACTATTGGATTTCAGGACACAACCATGATTGGAAATGCTTATG GACTTGCTTGCATGACAGTTATGTTTGTCACAACATTTCTCATGGCGCTTGTCATAATATTCGTTTGGCAGAAAAGTGTCTTTCTTGCTGCAGCATTCCTTTTTTTATTCTGGTTCATTGAGGGTGTATACTTGTCAGCAGCTTTAATGAAAGTGCCTCAGGGAGGATGGGTCCCCCTTGTGCTTTCATTCGTTTTTACGATTGTTATGTATGTCTGGCACTATGGTACTCGCAAGAAGTACACTTTTGACCTACACAACAAAGTTTCATTAAAATGGTTACTCGGCCTGGGCCCTAGTCTTGGTATTGTCCGTGTGCCTGGGATAGGCCTCATATATTCTGAATTGGCAACAGGAGTCCCTGCAATATTTTCTCACTTTGTAACAAACCTCCCTGCATTTCACAACgtattagtttttgtttgtgtAAAATCAGTTCCTGTTCCTTATGTCTCACCAGATGAACGTTTCCTCATAGGCAGGGTTTGCCCAAGACCATATCGTATGTACAGGTGCATAGTGAGATATGGGTATAAGGACATTCATCGGGATATTGGAGACTTTGAGAGCCAGCTCATACAAAGCATTGCAGAGTTCATCCATAGGGAAGCAGTAGAACCACAGTTCTCGACCTCCGAGAGTTCATCATTTGACGGGCGGATGGCTGTTATAAGCACCAAAACTTTGCAATCAAGCTCAAGCCTAATGGTATCTGAGCAAGAGGATGTTGATGTGGGCATCTCTATCCAAAGCAGCAAGTCTCCAACCCTCCAGAGTTTGCGATTGGTTTATGATGATGAGAACCCGCAAATCAGGAAGCGCCATGTCAGGTTTCAGTTACCCTCAAGCCCTGGGATGGATCCTGCAGTTCGGGAAGAGCTAATGGATTTGATTCAGGCAAAGGAAGCAGGGGTTGCATATATACTGGGGCACTCATATGTAAAGGCCAGGAGATCTTCCTCGTACTTAAAAAAGATTGTGATTGATATTGGGTATTCATTTCTTCGAAAGAATTGCAGGGGCCCTGCTGTGGCGCTTAACATTCCCCACATTAGTCTTATTGAAGTTGGCATGATATACTATGTCTAG